From the Rhodoferax mekongensis genome, one window contains:
- a CDS encoding DNA-binding domain-containing protein: MSTLAQQQQALVAALFDWPAENAMKNIAACAMDPGARGLKAYQSNAHALAERALQAAYPVLTQLLGVESMGDLARAYWHAHPPVRGDVAQWGESLAAFMASSSQLQDTPFLPDVARLEWALHSMATLEDATPDLNTLTLLSTQDPGMLCLRLAPGAAVQCSDWPVATIHAAHGENGPSFEEVGRLLQAHAGEDAVVWRQGFKPCVRVALEGEAALLHALLAGRSLGQALDDVPHLDVSQWLTVAVQSGLLLAVYSGE, encoded by the coding sequence AGCACCCTCGCACAGCAACAACAAGCGTTGGTGGCAGCGCTTTTCGATTGGCCTGCGGAAAATGCTATGAAAAACATAGCTGCCTGCGCAATGGACCCGGGCGCCAGAGGCCTGAAAGCCTATCAATCCAATGCGCATGCGCTGGCAGAACGCGCGCTGCAGGCCGCTTATCCAGTATTAACCCAACTATTAGGCGTGGAAAGCATGGGGGATCTGGCCCGTGCCTACTGGCATGCCCACCCCCCTGTGCGCGGCGATGTGGCGCAATGGGGCGAAAGCCTGGCTGCCTTTATGGCGAGCAGCAGCCAGCTGCAGGACACGCCTTTTCTCCCCGATGTGGCGCGTTTGGAATGGGCCCTGCACAGCATGGCCACGCTGGAAGACGCGACCCCGGACCTAAATACCTTGACGCTATTGAGCACCCAAGACCCCGGCATGTTGTGCTTACGCCTGGCGCCCGGTGCCGCGGTGCAGTGCAGTGATTGGCCGGTTGCCACCATCCATGCGGCGCATGGTGAGAACGGCCCCAGCTTTGAAGAGGTCGGTCGTTTGTTGCAAGCCCATGCGGGCGAGGATGCAGTGGTCTGGCGGCAGGGGTTCAAGCCCTGTGTGCGTGTGGCCTTGGAGGGGGAGGCTGCGCTCCTTCACGCCCTGCTAGCGGGCCGCAGCCTGGGTCAGGCCTTGGACGACGTGCCCCATCTGGATGTTTCTCAGTGGCTGACCGTGGCTGTTCAAAGCGGCTTGTTGTTGGCGGTGTATTCCGGCGAGTGA
- a CDS encoding DoxX family protein, whose protein sequence is MKSLLASSSRAGGGHWLTRFATLVASGHRVLDALQAPAALLARLYVANAFFSSGLTKLRDWDITLSLFMDEYHVPLLPPELAAWMGTAGELVLPVLLVLGLGGRFAALGLSVVNVMAVLSLSEIAPAALQQHITWGVLLLTLALYGPGAWAVDRFFNKNGR, encoded by the coding sequence ATGAAATCTCTATTGGCAAGCTCATCCCGCGCCGGTGGCGGGCATTGGCTCACGCGCTTTGCCACGCTGGTGGCAAGCGGTCACCGTGTACTGGACGCCTTGCAAGCGCCTGCTGCTTTGCTGGCGCGGCTGTATGTCGCGAACGCATTTTTCTCTTCCGGCTTGACCAAGCTGCGTGACTGGGACATCACACTGTCCTTGTTCATGGACGAATACCACGTGCCCCTACTGCCTCCGGAGCTGGCAGCCTGGATGGGCACTGCGGGTGAGCTCGTATTGCCGGTCTTGTTGGTCTTGGGCTTGGGGGGGCGGTTTGCGGCCTTGGGCCTGAGTGTGGTCAACGTGATGGCGGTGCTGTCCCTGAGCGAGATTGCACCCGCAGCGTTGCAGCAGCACATCACTTGGGGTGTGTTGTTGCTGACTCTGGCTTTGTATGGCCCGGGCGCATGGGCTGTAGACCGTTTTTTCAACAAAAATGGGCGCTAA
- a CDS encoding ammonium transporter: MEALKQGADALFILLGAIMVLAMHAGFAFLELGTVRRKNQVNALVKILVDFSVSTVVYFVVGYAVAYGTTFFVGAEQLAAKNGYELVKFFFLLTFAAAIPAIISGGIAERAKFWPQLIATAVIVGVVYPFFEGIVWNQHFGVQAWIKALTGDEFHDFAGSVVVHAVGGWIALGAVLLLGARSNRYRKDGAMSAHPPSSIPFLALGAWILIVGWFGFNVMSAQLLDKMSGLVAVNSLMAMVGGTLVALLMGKNDPGFVHNGPLAGLVAVCAGSDLMHPLGALVVGGVAGAIFVVMFTLTQNKWKIDDVLGVWPLHGLCGTWGGIAAGIFGSTAFGGLGGVNFMAQLIGTAMGVAWAAAAGFVVYGLLKATVGLRMSQEEEYDGADLSIHKISASPEREANW; encoded by the coding sequence ATGGAAGCACTAAAACAGGGCGCGGATGCCTTGTTCATTTTGTTGGGCGCAATCATGGTGCTGGCCATGCACGCCGGTTTTGCCTTTCTGGAACTCGGCACCGTGCGCCGCAAGAACCAGGTGAACGCGCTGGTCAAGATCCTGGTGGACTTCTCGGTGTCTACCGTGGTGTATTTCGTGGTCGGGTACGCCGTGGCCTACGGCACCACCTTCTTTGTCGGTGCCGAGCAACTGGCCGCCAAGAACGGCTACGAGCTGGTGAAGTTCTTCTTTCTGCTGACCTTTGCCGCTGCCATTCCCGCCATCATTTCGGGCGGCATTGCCGAGCGGGCCAAGTTCTGGCCGCAGCTCATTGCCACGGCCGTCATCGTCGGTGTGGTCTACCCCTTCTTTGAAGGCATTGTCTGGAACCAGCACTTCGGCGTGCAAGCCTGGATCAAGGCGCTCACCGGCGACGAGTTTCACGACTTTGCCGGTAGCGTGGTGGTGCACGCCGTGGGCGGTTGGATCGCTTTGGGTGCCGTGCTCTTGCTGGGTGCCCGCAGCAACCGTTACCGCAAAGATGGCGCGATGTCGGCGCACCCGCCCAGCAGCATTCCCTTCCTCGCCTTGGGCGCGTGGATTTTGATCGTGGGTTGGTTCGGCTTCAATGTGATGAGTGCTCAGCTGCTCGACAAAATGTCCGGCCTGGTGGCGGTGAACTCGCTCATGGCCATGGTGGGCGGCACGCTGGTGGCCCTGCTCATGGGCAAAAACGACCCCGGCTTTGTGCACAACGGCCCGCTGGCCGGTCTGGTGGCCGTATGCGCCGGTTCCGACCTCATGCACCCGCTGGGCGCATTGGTGGTGGGCGGGGTGGCCGGCGCCATTTTTGTGGTCATGTTCACCCTGACCCAGAACAAATGGAAGATTGACGACGTGCTGGGCGTGTGGCCGCTGCACGGCCTGTGCGGCACTTGGGGTGGCATTGCAGCAGGCATTTTCGGTAGCACTGCATTCGGCGGCTTGGGTGGCGTCAACTTCATGGCCCAGCTCATCGGCACTGCCATGGGCGTTGCATGGGCAGCCGCGGCGGGCTTTGTGGTTTACGGACTGCTCAAGGCTACCGTCGGCCTGCGCATGAGCCAGGAAGAGGAATATGACGGCGCGGACCTCTCCATTCACAAAATCAGCGCATCGCCGGAGCGGGAAGCCAACTGGTAG